Proteins encoded by one window of Elaeis guineensis isolate ETL-2024a chromosome 12, EG11, whole genome shotgun sequence:
- the LOC105055034 gene encoding probable BOI-related E3 ubiquitin-protein ligase 3 produces the protein MAVHAQHPSNVLLLNRSEQERKSMEFSQAPTGFLDQSAVFFSNGASGNPRKRGREAASIPMESSAQRNSIDLLSLQRPPAASLSPPTVISLAQLQARPPPLVSTGLRLAFEDQHQLQNNSQANPLLSPSLFPVLSDDLSLQLNQHQDELDRFLRAHGEHLRRTLAEKRQRHCRVLLCVAEKAAVRRLREKEAEVEQAVRRAAELEDWLARLKAESLAWQAKALADQAAAVALHAQLQQAQAAAAAAEEMEGECRDLPAEDAESAHVDPDRAPPATCRSCRVALASVVVLPCRHLCLCADCSDAAPSCPVCGCATTGSLHVFLS, from the exons atgGCTGTTCATGCCCAGCACCCGTCCAACGTTCTGCTTCTAAACCG AAGCGAGCAGGAGAGGAAGAGCATGGAGTTTTCCCAAGCACCTACCGGGTTCCTGGACCAATCCGCCGTGTTCTTCTCCAATGGAG CGAGTGGGAATCCACGAAAGCGGGGAAGGGAAGCGGCGTCCATTCCAATGGAGAGCTCGGCGCAGAGGAACTCCATCGATCTCCTCTCGCTGCAACGGCCGCCCGCTGCATCCCTCTCTCCCCCGACGGTGATAAGCCTCGCCCAGCTCCAAGCTCGTCCTCCTCCTCTTGTCTCCACCGGCCTCCGTCTCGCCTTTGAAGACCAGCACCAGCTCCAGAACAACAGCCAGGCCAATCCCCTGCTTTCACCCTCGCTCTTCCCTGTTCTCTCCGATGACCTCTCCCTCCAACTCAACCAACACCAGGATGAACTCGACCGGTTCCTCCGCGCCCAT GGAGAGCATCTCCGCCGGACGCTGGCGGAGAAGCGGCAGCGGCACTGCCGGGTTTTGCTGTGCGTGGCAGAGAAGGCGGCAGTGCGGAGGCTGAGGGAGAAGGAGGCGGAGGTGGAGCAGGCGGTGAGGCGCGCGGCCGAGCTCGAGGACTGGCTCGCCCGCCTAAAGGCGGAATCTTTGGCGTGGCAGGCCAAGGCCCTGGCCGACCAGGCGGCGGCCGTAGCCCTCCACGCCCAGCTCCAGCAGGCCCAGGCCGCCGCTGCCGCGGCGGAAGAGATGGAGGGCGAGTGCCGCGACTTGCCGGCTGAGGATGCAGAGTCGGCCCACGTCGACCCGGACCGGGCGCCCCCGGCTACGTGCCGGTCGTGCCGGGTGGCGCTGGCGTCGGTGGTTGTCCTTCCTTGCCGCCACCTCTGCCTCTGCGCCGACTGCAGCGACGCCGCCCCGTCCTGCCCCGTTTGCGGCTGCGCCACCACCGGAAGCCTCCACGTCTTCCTCTCCTAA